From one Chloroflexota bacterium genomic stretch:
- the rpsA gene encoding 30S ribosomal protein S1 has product MTEEQLGGTAPEPEALAPVAEPASEEAVATVAVVDEPATTIAANDPETELETTASSLSAEPDAEEPAATGEPATAEEAATAELVAVAESAAADEPATAEGAVPGEVSPSEMAEAPAADPEPRSAARSGPEPSTMEELLAEQDSDIKSFKHGDVVEGTVVRIDKDEILVDIGAKSEGVVSNRELYGRNAESSPALNVGDTVLVYVLQPESQEGHVVLSLRRAGLERKWRAMQEQFEAGVIIEAPVIDHNKGGLIVDCGIRGFVPISQIVDFPRRPQNDQPRDAAQEIAEKLMPFVGRKLRLKILEVNRKANRLILSEKVALYEERREKRDELFSSLQVNQKVTGTVRSIAPFGVFIDLGGIDGLVHKSELSWNKVNNPEAGYKVGEEVEAEVIDINHERGRISLSIRRLQPDPWHSTVADYNVGDIIDGTVTKLVNFGAFVRVRDGLEGLIHISELSHQRVAHPGDVVHEGQTLKLKIISLDSERHRLGLSLKQAEEPPARPEPVAPAPRTERAERTERRPRTERSYSMSDAVQEPEGGIDNTLAAAFAQVRDQLAASEKAAGAPASATDEPGGPVPVDEPEPKPEPEPKPEPEPEPEPEPEPEPKPEPEPEPEPEPEPEPKPEPEPKPEPEPEPKPEPEP; this is encoded by the coding sequence TTGACCGAAGAGCAGTTGGGCGGGACCGCGCCGGAACCGGAGGCTCTCGCCCCGGTCGCCGAGCCGGCGTCTGAGGAAGCCGTCGCGACGGTCGCCGTCGTCGACGAGCCCGCCACCACGATCGCGGCGAATGATCCCGAGACGGAGTTGGAGACGACCGCGTCATCCCTCTCCGCCGAACCCGACGCCGAGGAGCCGGCAGCAACCGGGGAGCCGGCAACGGCCGAGGAGGCGGCAACGGCCGAGCTGGTCGCCGTCGCTGAGTCAGCAGCGGCCGACGAGCCGGCCACTGCTGAGGGCGCGGTCCCGGGCGAGGTGAGTCCGTCCGAGATGGCGGAGGCGCCGGCTGCGGACCCCGAGCCCCGGTCTGCGGCGAGGTCGGGCCCCGAGCCGTCGACGATGGAGGAGCTCCTCGCCGAGCAGGACTCGGATATCAAGAGCTTCAAGCACGGCGATGTCGTCGAGGGCACCGTCGTACGCATCGACAAGGACGAGATCCTCGTCGACATCGGTGCGAAGAGCGAGGGAGTCGTCTCGAATCGCGAGCTCTACGGCCGCAATGCGGAGTCGTCGCCTGCCCTCAACGTCGGTGACACCGTGCTCGTCTATGTCCTCCAACCCGAGTCGCAGGAAGGTCACGTCGTCCTTTCCCTGCGTCGCGCCGGGCTCGAGCGCAAGTGGCGGGCCATGCAGGAGCAGTTCGAGGCCGGGGTGATCATCGAGGCGCCGGTCATCGACCATAACAAGGGCGGCCTCATCGTCGACTGCGGCATCCGCGGCTTCGTGCCGATCAGCCAGATCGTCGACTTCCCGCGGCGCCCGCAGAACGATCAGCCGCGCGATGCGGCACAGGAGATCGCGGAAAAGCTCATGCCCTTCGTGGGGCGGAAGCTTCGCCTCAAGATCCTCGAGGTCAACCGCAAGGCGAACCGGCTCATCCTGTCCGAGAAGGTGGCCCTGTACGAGGAGCGTCGCGAGAAGCGCGACGAGCTGTTCAGCAGTCTCCAGGTGAACCAGAAGGTCACGGGGACCGTCCGCTCGATCGCGCCGTTCGGCGTGTTCATCGACCTCGGCGGGATCGATGGGCTCGTCCACAAGAGCGAGCTCTCGTGGAACAAGGTCAACAACCCCGAGGCCGGCTACAAGGTCGGCGAGGAGGTCGAGGCCGAGGTCATCGACATCAACCACGAGCGAGGTCGGATCAGCCTTTCGATCCGGCGCCTCCAGCCGGACCCGTGGCACTCGACGGTAGCCGACTACAACGTCGGCGACATCATCGACGGCACGGTGACGAAGCTCGTGAACTTCGGTGCCTTCGTGCGGGTGCGCGACGGGCTCGAGGGTCTCATCCATATCAGCGAGCTGTCCCACCAGCGCGTGGCGCATCCGGGCGACGTCGTGCACGAAGGTCAGACGCTCAAGCTCAAGATCATCTCCCTCGACTCCGAGCGGCATCGCCTCGGGCTCAGCCTGAAGCAGGCGGAGGAGCCGCCGGCGCGGCCCGAGCCGGTCGCTCCGGCACCGAGGACGGAGCGGGCGGAACGGACCGAGCGGCGACCGCGTACCGAGCGGAGCTACTCGATGTCGGACGCCGTGCAGGAGCCGGAGGGCGGCATCGACAACACGCTCGCCGCCGCCTTCGCCCAGGTCCGGGATCAGCTCGCCGCGTCCGAGAAGGCCGCCGGGGCGCCGGCGTCCGCCACGGATGAGCCGGGTGGACCGGTGCCCGTCGATGAGCCCGAGCCGAAGCCCGAGCCCGAGCCGAAGCCCGAGCCCGAGCCCGAGCCCGAGCCCGAGCCCGAGCCCGAGCCGAAGCCCGAGCCCGAGCCCGAGCCCGAGCCCGAGCCCGAGCCCGAGCCGAAGCCCGAGCCCGAGCCGAAGCCCGAGCCCGAGCCCGAGCCGAAGCCCGAGCCCGAGCC